A window of Chloracidobacterium sp. N contains these coding sequences:
- a CDS encoding peptidylprolyl isomerase: MRSVRLGCLVFGVALGVACGGNPPEPPKTEDKVATPAKPVPKPCDPKDLIPVKPETVPESLEVQHILIAYKGSGAAKNPQIKVTRSKEEARRLWEKVFEEARNCADFNKLVIQYSDDPFKMNDSKYNAFPGFYEITPKGVFDENFKKCAQGLSPGNIDKVESYYGFHIIRRKA; encoded by the coding sequence ATGCGTTCAGTTCGACTGGGCTGCCTGGTGTTTGGTGTGGCCCTTGGTGTGGCCTGTGGCGGCAATCCGCCCGAGCCGCCGAAAACCGAAGACAAGGTGGCCACACCCGCCAAACCGGTCCCCAAACCCTGTGATCCCAAAGACCTTATTCCCGTCAAGCCCGAAACCGTCCCGGAATCGCTGGAAGTCCAGCACATTCTGATCGCCTACAAGGGGAGCGGCGCTGCCAAAAACCCGCAGATCAAAGTCACCCGGTCGAAAGAGGAAGCCCGCAGGCTCTGGGAAAAAGTCTTCGAGGAGGCGCGCAACTGTGCCGACTTCAACAAGCTGGTCATCCAGTACAGCGATGATCCCTTCAAGATGAACGACAGCAAATACAACGCTTTTCCCGGCTTCTACGAAATCACGCCGAAGGGCGTTTTCGATGAGAACTTCAAGAAGTGCGCCCAGGGGTTGAGTCCGGGCAACATTGACAAGGTCGAAAGCTACTACGGGTTTCACATCATCCGGCGGAAGGCGTAA
- a CDS encoding PP2C family serine/threonine-protein phosphatase, which produces MAHETTASAATSTVRFACICDRGLQRTSNQDRALAEVSARLFVVCDGVGGNTGGEIASQTAIETVRDTFIAPDERPPLVRLERAIHYANRDIFEMARHDLDLAGMATTLVALHLDGETACVAHAGDSRLYYFADGTLTQVTVDHTPLHDAVRRGELSPAEAEQLPKANEVSRALGVLPEVEVETQTFPLAVGSRFLLCTDGVTRHITNDELERLMTVFVDNPDGLCDEIHRYCYERGAEDNFTALVVCVDPPLPAPPQIAVSPPSLQERLVRTREMSIVPSFPADRTTGEHHPLRELVEARRARSRREWMLYTLGVLVLMTLSFVAGWWLGTQQVSPETAPATAPARLPR; this is translated from the coding sequence ATGGCCCATGAAACGACGGCCTCGGCCGCGACTTCGACAGTTCGCTTTGCCTGCATCTGTGACCGGGGGCTGCAACGCACGTCCAACCAGGACCGGGCGCTGGCCGAAGTCAGCGCCCGGCTTTTCGTCGTGTGTGATGGCGTCGGCGGGAATACCGGCGGCGAAATTGCGAGCCAGACCGCCATCGAGACCGTCCGTGACACCTTCATTGCGCCTGACGAGCGCCCGCCCCTCGTGCGCCTGGAACGCGCCATTCACTACGCCAACCGGGACATCTTCGAGATGGCACGCCATGACCTCGATCTGGCCGGGATGGCCACGACGCTGGTGGCGCTGCACCTCGATGGCGAAACCGCATGTGTGGCGCATGCCGGCGACAGCCGGCTGTATTACTTTGCCGACGGCACGTTGACCCAGGTGACGGTTGATCATACGCCACTCCACGATGCCGTCCGCCGGGGGGAGTTGTCCCCGGCGGAAGCCGAGCAGCTTCCCAAGGCAAATGAGGTGAGTCGGGCGCTGGGCGTTCTGCCCGAAGTCGAGGTCGAGACCCAGACCTTCCCGCTGGCTGTCGGGTCACGTTTCCTGCTCTGTACGGACGGTGTAACCCGCCACATCACGAACGATGAACTGGAACGGCTCATGACTGTCTTCGTGGACAATCCCGACGGGCTGTGTGACGAAATCCACCGGTACTGCTACGAGCGTGGGGCCGAAGACAACTTTACGGCGCTCGTGGTCTGCGTTGACCCACCACTGCCGGCGCCGCCCCAGATCGCCGTTTCTCCGCCATCGCTTCAGGAACGCCTCGTGCGAACCCGGGAAATGAGCATTGTCCCCAGCTTCCCGGCCGACCGGACAACCGGCGAGCATCACCCGCTGCGCGAACTCGTCGAGGCCCGCCGCGCCCGTTCCCGGCGCGAGTGGATGCTGTACACGCTGGGCGTGCTCGTGCTCATGACGCTTTCTTTTGTCGCCGGCTGGTGGTTGGGGACGCAGCAGGTCAGTCCCGAAACCGCCCCGGCGACGGCTCCGGCGCGCCTACCCCGCTGA
- a CDS encoding HEAT repeat domain-containing protein, whose translation MSHIESGRRWWVAAVLLMAGMVMGERWASTRPVTAQDGRRTFTDLQDREARRRAVEELGRSGDERQVTPLVEALRGDRDFLVRSAAAEALGNLKSELGLPALVAALDDVSPDVRAAAALALARLGRPEALPPLRRRLQDAEPLVRSAAAQALGKLGDAQALPELLKCLTDGEPEVRTSAAEALGALGRREAVEPLLRMLGDSNLYVRSRAAMALGMLGDPRAIPAVSELLLDKERTVRASAAEALGRFRDRQAVLPLLEALRDREAAVRQNAAFALGKIGDETAADGLVDALRDEDARVRARAVDALGALAVSRTLDAIVDSLRDGDALVRTLAVQALGNFKDDRATEALVQTLAADDALLRRRAVESLAKIGDARTLPAVQTALGDANPAVRASAVVALPRIGGSQALPALLTAFQSDDATLWSTAAFALARLGSEEAFVGVVEAVGRMAFDDVLSRRTAIVGFFNALPESPLRLQGLVASPDALRRRGALLGLMVVTVPPAATGTFLEALADSDPEVRRAALAALARTDPARFAEATAQRLAAEPDPAVRVEWLSRLTEPRGTPPALAETLRGLAREDVALEVRQAAVAALDRLRLPRVILPGPSRTLSAIADVAPPPGPELDPSLTSPLPLPPPPPDSPRPASAAPLPTVAANEVPSAPPPAPQPVATASAPPPSRPIASTTVRESAPPGPAPGLAGSPETATPRPAPRATAAGKAAPTATAARRLPLRRLPEARTAPVWVSPGRTLPAGSLSADDRVTRNEAQVMDYLERLVAAQLAFRMASGGRFASLAELQQQERGLEAPFVDQDYVFALYVTEATGFGPADFFVLATPRLAGLTGRRAFYVDASGIIRSSDAGQPWLPAARQWAPVRSRSAG comes from the coding sequence ATGTCGCACATCGAGTCTGGCCGGCGGTGGTGGGTAGCCGCCGTTCTGCTCATGGCAGGGATGGTGATGGGTGAACGTTGGGCATCCACTCGCCCGGTGACGGCGCAGGATGGACGCCGGACGTTTACCGATCTCCAGGACCGCGAAGCCCGCCGCCGGGCCGTTGAAGAACTCGGACGCTCCGGCGATGAGCGCCAGGTGACACCACTGGTGGAAGCCCTGCGGGGGGACCGTGACTTTCTCGTGCGCAGCGCGGCAGCGGAAGCCCTGGGCAATCTCAAAAGCGAACTGGGGCTGCCGGCGCTGGTGGCGGCACTCGATGACGTCAGCCCGGATGTGCGTGCAGCAGCCGCCCTTGCCCTGGCCCGGCTGGGCCGGCCGGAGGCGCTTCCCCCGTTGCGCCGGCGGCTGCAGGACGCCGAACCCCTCGTACGCAGTGCCGCCGCACAGGCGCTGGGCAAACTGGGTGATGCCCAGGCCCTGCCGGAACTGCTCAAGTGCCTGACCGACGGGGAGCCGGAAGTACGGACGAGCGCCGCCGAAGCGCTGGGGGCGCTGGGCCGCCGTGAGGCCGTCGAACCGCTGCTGCGTATGCTTGGCGATAGCAACCTGTATGTGCGCAGCCGCGCCGCCATGGCGCTCGGCATGCTGGGTGATCCGCGTGCCATTCCGGCCGTCAGCGAACTGCTGCTGGACAAGGAGCGCACCGTCCGCGCCAGCGCCGCCGAGGCACTGGGGCGCTTCCGCGACCGGCAGGCCGTCCTGCCCCTGCTCGAAGCCCTGCGCGACCGGGAAGCCGCCGTGCGCCAGAACGCAGCCTTCGCCTTGGGAAAAATTGGCGACGAGACGGCGGCCGACGGTCTCGTGGATGCCCTGCGGGACGAAGACGCGCGGGTGCGCGCCCGGGCGGTGGACGCTCTTGGCGCGCTGGCTGTCTCACGTACGCTTGACGCCATTGTGGACAGCCTGCGTGACGGCGATGCGCTTGTGCGCACGCTGGCGGTACAGGCGCTCGGCAACTTCAAGGATGACCGTGCCACCGAGGCTCTGGTGCAAACGCTGGCGGCGGACGATGCCCTTCTGCGCCGCCGCGCCGTTGAATCGCTGGCCAAAATCGGCGACGCCCGTACGCTTCCAGCCGTCCAGACGGCGCTGGGGGATGCCAACCCGGCCGTCCGGGCCAGCGCCGTTGTGGCTCTGCCCCGCATTGGCGGCAGCCAGGCCCTGCCGGCGCTGCTGACGGCGTTTCAGTCCGACGATGCCACCCTGTGGAGCACGGCTGCCTTTGCCCTCGCCCGGCTTGGCTCGGAAGAAGCCTTTGTGGGTGTCGTCGAAGCCGTCGGAAGGATGGCCTTTGACGACGTACTGAGCCGGCGCACAGCCATTGTCGGATTTTTCAACGCCCTGCCGGAAAGCCCACTCCGGCTTCAAGGACTGGTTGCGTCGCCCGACGCCCTGCGGCGGCGTGGGGCCCTGCTGGGGCTGATGGTTGTGACCGTTCCACCAGCCGCTACCGGTACGTTCTTGGAAGCTCTGGCTGACAGTGACCCGGAAGTACGGCGTGCGGCGCTGGCAGCGCTGGCGCGTACCGATCCAGCGCGTTTTGCTGAGGCAACTGCCCAACGGCTGGCCGCCGAACCCGACCCGGCCGTGCGCGTGGAGTGGCTTTCGCGGCTCACGGAGCCACGGGGAACACCTCCGGCGTTGGCCGAAACCCTGCGCGGACTGGCCCGGGAGGACGTTGCCCTGGAAGTCCGACAGGCGGCCGTTGCGGCGCTCGACCGGCTGCGGCTGCCACGGGTGATTCTGCCCGGTCCGTCCCGAACGCTTTCGGCAATTGCCGACGTTGCGCCACCGCCGGGGCCCGAACTGGACCCTTCCCTGACCAGCCCCTTGCCGCTGCCACCGCCACCACCGGACTCCCCGCGGCCGGCATCGGCAGCACCGCTGCCGACGGTAGCCGCCAATGAAGTGCCTTCCGCGCCGCCACCAGCGCCCCAGCCGGTGGCAACGGCTTCGGCCCCCCCACCTTCCCGCCCGATAGCTTCCACCACAGTCAGGGAAAGCGCCCCGCCCGGCCCGGCCCCGGGATTGGCCGGTTCACCGGAAACGGCGACGCCCCGCCCGGCCCCACGCGCAACGGCGGCGGGCAAGGCCGCGCCAACGGCCACTGCGGCCCGGCGGCTGCCCCTGCGCCGGTTGCCGGAAGCGCGAACGGCTCCCGTCTGGGTGTCGCCGGGACGCACCCTTCCGGCTGGAAGCCTCAGCGCGGATGACCGTGTGACCCGCAATGAAGCCCAGGTGATGGACTATCTGGAGCGACTCGTCGCCGCCCAACTGGCGTTTCGGATGGCTTCCGGCGGGCGTTTTGCCTCCCTGGCCGAGCTTCAGCAGCAGGAACGCGGTCTGGAAGCCCCTTTCGTTGACCAGGATTACGTTTTTGCCCTGTATGTGACCGAGGCAACGGGGTTCGGGCCGGCCGATTTCTTTGTTCTGGCAACGCCGCGTCTTGCGGGGCTGACGGGACGGCGGGCCTTTTACGTTGACGCCTCCGGCATCATCCGCAGCAGCGACGCCGGACAGCCATGGCTTCCGGCCGCCCGCCAGTGGGCACCCGTCCGCAGCCGGTCAGCGGGGTAG
- a CDS encoding glycosyltransferase family A protein, translating into MRCVVAAAPVFVAVPSYRHARFVAQALRSIVRQTQPPTKLLVIDDASPDDSPHIIARTLADCPFPCELIVHETNRGLCATLNEALAHCDAPYFAYLGSDDLWLPDFLATRVTMLETRPTAVLAYGHALIVNADNDIVDDTRWWARYMDGDARAMLLRGGAPVSATVLYRTSALTQFGWNEQARLEDYELYLRLCRVGGFALDTDIRAAWRRHGHNTSRNVEFMLAETRVAQARTADWLELSETERRRATAELTWTYAEAFARAGARRRAAALAWASWSGAPDWQARGKMLARLLLPTPVERWRQARRARAIARRYGKLTLDETSD; encoded by the coding sequence ATGAGGTGTGTGGTGGCCGCTGCTCCGGTCTTCGTGGCCGTTCCTTCCTATCGCCACGCCCGTTTCGTGGCCCAAGCCCTGCGCTCAATTGTCCGGCAGACCCAGCCCCCGACCAAACTGCTGGTCATTGATGACGCCTCGCCGGATGACTCACCGCACATCATCGCCCGAACGCTGGCCGATTGCCCGTTTCCATGTGAACTCATCGTCCACGAAACCAACCGGGGACTGTGCGCCACCCTCAACGAAGCCCTTGCCCACTGCGATGCGCCGTATTTTGCCTACCTTGGCTCGGATGATCTCTGGCTGCCCGATTTTCTCGCCACGCGCGTGACGATGTTGGAAACGCGCCCGACGGCCGTTCTGGCCTACGGCCATGCCCTGATTGTCAATGCCGATAACGACATCGTGGACGACACGCGCTGGTGGGCGCGCTATATGGATGGCGACGCCCGCGCCATGCTTCTGCGGGGCGGCGCTCCGGTCAGCGCCACGGTGCTGTACCGGACCAGCGCCCTGACCCAATTCGGCTGGAACGAACAGGCCCGCCTGGAAGATTATGAACTCTACCTCCGGCTGTGCCGGGTCGGAGGCTTTGCCCTGGATACGGACATCCGGGCCGCCTGGCGTCGCCACGGTCACAACACGAGCCGGAACGTGGAGTTTATGCTGGCTGAAACCCGTGTGGCTCAGGCCCGCACGGCCGACTGGCTGGAGCTGTCCGAAACTGAACGCCGCCGTGCTACAGCCGAACTCACCTGGACGTACGCTGAAGCTTTTGCCCGGGCCGGCGCGCGCCGGCGGGCCGCCGCGCTGGCGTGGGCAAGCTGGTCAGGTGCTCCCGACTGGCAGGCGCGGGGGAAAATGCTGGCGCGTCTGCTGCTCCCGACGCCAGTTGAACGGTGGCGTCAGGCCCGGCGGGCGCGCGCCATTGCACGGCGCTACGGCAAACTGACACTGGACGAAACCTCTGACTGA
- a CDS encoding glycosyltransferase family 4 protein — MRVLYLLDSLNRGGVETLVLSTCRRAGDVGISACLAGFGDGTAAAEFHALPHAFFRRRRAPFDPFLAGWLRERIRAEGITLIHANQAVEALHAWWARRGLPVKLVLTLHNLEYDARNLRALNFLLPRLDAVSVVSQAAHRWHLTQGRLRLTQARHVAVVPNGVPDPGAGRRQSTVSQPDGPTLGPTLGMIANFTPVKDHATLCRALPEVFARHPTARCLLVGAAQDARREAAARALCARAGILDRVDFCGSRPAAEALPQLDVFILSSCSDTFGLALVEAMLAGLPCVASDIPALREVTADGTAAALFRAGDAADCARVLNHVLDDADYRRTLAARGQAHAHRHYSFEAYLARLRDFYDAVLAA, encoded by the coding sequence TTGCGGGTTCTCTATCTGCTCGACTCCCTCAACCGTGGTGGCGTCGAAACGCTGGTGCTGTCCACCTGCCGGCGGGCCGGGGACGTTGGGATCAGCGCCTGCCTGGCCGGCTTTGGCGACGGCACGGCGGCCGCTGAGTTTCATGCACTGCCGCACGCCTTTTTCCGCCGGCGGCGCGCACCATTCGATCCCTTTCTGGCCGGCTGGCTGCGCGAACGCATCCGGGCCGAGGGCATCACCCTGATTCATGCCAACCAGGCCGTTGAAGCCCTCCATGCGTGGTGGGCGCGGCGCGGCCTGCCGGTCAAGCTCGTCCTGACGCTGCACAACCTCGAATATGACGCCAGAAATCTCCGGGCGCTGAACTTCCTGCTGCCCCGCCTCGATGCCGTATCGGTTGTGTCGCAGGCGGCCCACCGGTGGCATCTGACACAGGGACGGCTGCGCCTGACGCAGGCCCGACATGTCGCCGTAGTGCCCAATGGCGTCCCTGACCCGGGCGCAGGCCGGAGACAGTCCACGGTTTCCCAACCTGACGGCCCCACTCTGGGCCCCACTCTGGGGATGATTGCCAACTTCACGCCGGTCAAAGACCACGCCACGCTGTGCCGGGCGCTGCCGGAGGTGTTCGCCCGTCATCCGACGGCCCGGTGTCTTCTGGTGGGCGCGGCGCAGGATGCGCGCCGCGAGGCGGCGGCACGGGCATTGTGTGCGCGCGCCGGCATCCTTGACCGGGTGGACTTTTGCGGCAGTCGTCCGGCCGCCGAGGCCCTGCCTCAACTCGATGTGTTCATTCTGTCATCGTGCAGCGATACCTTCGGGCTGGCGCTGGTTGAAGCCATGCTCGCCGGGCTGCCGTGTGTCGCCTCGGACATTCCGGCGCTCCGGGAAGTTACCGCCGATGGCACCGCCGCCGCCCTTTTTCGCGCCGGGGACGCCGCCGATTGCGCGCGGGTACTGAACCACGTACTGGACGATGCGGACTACCGCCGGACGCTGGCCGCACGTGGACAAGCCCATGCCCACCGGCACTATAGTTTTGAGGCGTATCTTGCCCGGTTGCGCGATTTTTACGACGCGGTGCTGGCTGCATGA
- a CDS encoding serine/threonine-protein kinase, which translates to MIGTYLLHYKLLKKIGEGGQGEVYQAEDTRLRRIVAIKILPAELVADEKTRKRFLREAQLASALDHPNICTVYEINEDRGLHFIVMQYLEGKRLKQMVRGRALDMESTLSIAVQLADALAAAHERGVIHRDVKATNVIVNERGQAKILDFGLAKATAKNIGDESVMELTQAGVPFGTAGYMSPEQARGGTIDARSDVFSLGIVIYEMAAGRLPFQGKSTVDVMHAIMHEPLPPLSSINPAVPERLQGILEKATAKDVAARYQTMREFQADLKQLLRAVQMQTGQPLTDDSLLPMVAPRHERSNWLTGGVVGRLISRLRGTADRTPISQTNTPPSVLPSRPTGSPQSAEPPPTEKKTDDIADKGHALRDSMPSSWRTSDKRSIAILPFRNLSGDPQTDFYSFSLADSVITELAGLKSIVVRPSSYMAKYQGRDLDPIYVGNELQVDAVMTSAYVKSGQRMRVTPQLIDVHTGEILWSDKIDLDAQDIITLQDTLAQKICEELRVRISQTEQERIAKPTTRNAEAFEYYLRGRNQLQRFRQTMLKDDFSAATEMFENALACDPNFALAHSGMGLCYVEYVLKGIGGALYFERAAERFRQALALDDSLIEPQINMVYYYLLKGEKVRAREQVRRMLAIAPNDPAAHNTAAYLHRWDGLYGPALAEYEACLRLDPTDVVRVSYNRARIALYQGHYEEALEHLDGALFIEPNHPFATMVLGQVLYYQGRHAESARTFRELFERNPDLHGFRPIYGLAFVIEGQPDRARALINDAVREIANADGDAAYWLATLYAALGDDEDALYWLRRAVALGNENYPWFISNPDWARLRENPAFQAIMEPIRQSWEQLMQPFISPPPSPPPSAGDNVMA; encoded by the coding sequence ATGATTGGTACGTACCTACTCCACTACAAGCTGCTCAAAAAAATCGGTGAAGGCGGGCAGGGTGAAGTTTACCAGGCAGAAGACACCCGGTTGCGACGCATCGTGGCCATCAAGATTCTGCCGGCCGAGCTGGTGGCGGATGAAAAAACCCGCAAGCGGTTTCTCCGCGAAGCCCAGCTCGCTTCGGCGCTTGACCACCCGAACATCTGCACGGTCTATGAAATCAACGAGGACCGTGGGCTGCATTTCATCGTCATGCAGTACCTCGAAGGCAAACGCCTCAAGCAGATGGTACGGGGGCGGGCGCTGGATATGGAAAGCACCCTCTCCATTGCTGTCCAACTGGCCGATGCGCTGGCCGCAGCGCATGAGCGGGGCGTCATTCACCGGGATGTCAAAGCCACCAACGTCATTGTCAATGAGCGTGGACAGGCCAAGATTCTCGATTTTGGCCTGGCGAAAGCCACGGCCAAAAACATTGGCGATGAGTCCGTCATGGAGTTGACCCAGGCCGGTGTTCCCTTTGGCACGGCCGGTTACATGTCGCCGGAGCAGGCCCGTGGCGGCACGATTGATGCCCGTTCGGATGTGTTCTCGCTGGGCATCGTCATCTACGAAATGGCAGCCGGCCGCCTCCCATTTCAGGGCAAAAGCACGGTGGATGTCATGCACGCCATCATGCATGAGCCGCTCCCGCCGCTGTCGTCCATCAATCCGGCCGTTCCCGAACGGCTGCAAGGCATTCTCGAAAAGGCGACGGCCAAGGATGTGGCGGCCCGCTACCAGACGATGCGCGAGTTCCAGGCGGACCTCAAGCAGCTCCTGCGCGCCGTCCAGATGCAGACCGGGCAACCGCTGACCGACGACTCCCTGCTGCCCATGGTGGCTCCGCGCCACGAACGCAGCAACTGGCTCACGGGCGGCGTTGTGGGACGGCTCATCAGCCGGCTGCGCGGCACGGCTGACCGGACCCCCATCAGTCAGACAAACACCCCACCCTCCGTTCTGCCCAGTCGCCCCACCGGTTCACCCCAATCCGCTGAACCACCGCCCACCGAGAAAAAAACCGACGACATTGCCGACAAAGGTCATGCGCTCCGGGACTCGATGCCCAGTTCGTGGCGTACATCCGACAAACGTTCGATTGCCATTCTTCCCTTCCGCAACCTGAGCGGCGACCCCCAGACGGACTTTTACAGTTTTTCCCTTGCGGACAGCGTCATCACCGAACTGGCCGGTCTCAAGTCCATCGTCGTGCGTCCGTCAAGCTACATGGCGAAGTACCAGGGGCGTGACCTCGACCCGATCTACGTCGGCAACGAACTCCAGGTGGATGCCGTGATGACCAGCGCCTACGTCAAGTCGGGACAGCGCATGCGCGTCACGCCCCAGTTGATTGACGTTCACACCGGAGAAATCCTCTGGAGCGACAAGATTGACCTCGACGCCCAGGACATCATCACGTTGCAGGACACCCTGGCGCAGAAAATCTGTGAAGAACTGCGTGTCCGCATCAGCCAGACCGAGCAGGAGCGCATTGCCAAGCCCACGACCCGCAACGCGGAAGCCTTTGAGTATTACCTGCGTGGACGCAACCAGTTGCAGCGTTTCCGCCAGACGATGCTCAAGGATGATTTCAGCGCCGCGACCGAAATGTTTGAAAATGCGCTGGCCTGCGACCCCAACTTCGCCCTGGCCCATTCCGGCATGGGCCTGTGTTATGTCGAATATGTGCTGAAAGGCATTGGCGGGGCGCTGTATTTCGAGCGCGCAGCGGAACGCTTCCGGCAGGCGTTGGCGCTCGATGACTCGCTCATCGAGCCGCAGATCAACATGGTCTATTACTACCTGCTCAAGGGCGAGAAGGTACGCGCCCGCGAGCAGGTGCGGCGCATGCTGGCCATTGCGCCCAACGACCCGGCGGCGCACAACACGGCGGCCTACCTGCACCGGTGGGATGGGCTGTACGGGCCGGCTCTGGCCGAATACGAAGCATGTCTGCGGCTTGACCCAACGGATGTCGTGCGGGTGTCGTACAACCGCGCCCGCATTGCCCTTTACCAGGGTCACTACGAGGAAGCTCTGGAACATCTCGACGGGGCGCTGTTTATCGAACCCAACCATCCTTTTGCCACAATGGTGCTGGGACAGGTGCTCTACTACCAGGGGCGGCACGCAGAATCGGCGCGCACGTTCCGGGAACTGTTCGAGCGCAATCCCGACCTCCATGGCTTCCGTCCTATCTACGGGCTGGCCTTCGTCATCGAGGGGCAGCCTGACCGGGCGCGGGCGCTCATCAATGATGCCGTGCGTGAAATTGCCAATGCCGACGGCGATGCCGCCTACTGGCTGGCGACGCTCTACGCGGCGCTGGGCGATGACGAAGATGCGCTGTACTGGCTGCGCCGGGCCGTGGCGCTTGGCAACGAAAACTATCCCTGGTTTATTTCCAATCCCGACTGGGCGCGGCTGCGCGAAAACCCGGCGTTTCAGGCCATTATGGAACCCATCCGGCAAAGCTGGGAGCAACTGATGCAGCCGTTCATCAGTCCGCCGCCGTCGCCGCCACCATCGGCTGGCGACAATGTGATGGCCTAG
- the purF gene encoding amidophosphoribosyltransferase, protein MHDWYQDKLREECGVFGIWGHPEAARLTYLGLYSLQHRGQESVGIVTSDGQRLHAVRGMGEVNEIFTEPVLDRLPGHCAIGHVRYSTAGEVSLNEAQPFSIKCHRGELAICHNGNFPFAEAMRAELEREGAIFSSTSDTEVVLHKLARSRQPHLQQAIADVFRELEGAYSILILTPDSLFVVRDPRGFRPLCLGELDGATVVASETCAFDLIGATYIRDIAPGEILAVNREGVQAEYPLPPQTPAFCIFEHVYFARPDSRIYGRSVNKSRHKMGKQLAREQPVEADIVVPVPDSGVAAAIGYAAQSGINFRFGLVRNHYIGRTFIEPTQSIRNFGVKVKLNPVRDLIEGRRVVLVDDSLVRGTTSRKIVEMLRQTGAREVHLRISCPPTISPCYYGVDTPSTAELIAANQSTEAIRQYINADSLGYLSHEGLLAACGADEGLQFCTACYTGKYPLPVPLRAVGRSHRA, encoded by the coding sequence GTGCACGATTGGTATCAGGACAAGCTGCGTGAAGAATGTGGGGTGTTCGGCATCTGGGGGCATCCCGAAGCGGCCCGGCTCACCTACCTGGGTCTCTATTCCCTGCAGCACCGCGGGCAGGAATCCGTCGGCATCGTGACGAGTGACGGACAGCGCCTGCATGCCGTACGCGGCATGGGTGAAGTCAATGAAATCTTCACCGAGCCGGTCCTGGACAGGCTGCCCGGCCACTGCGCCATCGGGCACGTCCGGTACTCGACCGCCGGAGAAGTCAGCCTCAACGAAGCCCAGCCGTTCTCCATCAAATGCCACCGGGGTGAACTGGCGATCTGTCACAACGGGAACTTCCCCTTTGCAGAGGCCATGCGCGCCGAACTGGAGCGGGAAGGTGCGATTTTTTCCTCGACCAGCGATACCGAAGTCGTCCTGCACAAACTCGCCCGGTCACGCCAGCCGCACCTTCAGCAGGCGATTGCCGATGTTTTCCGGGAACTCGAAGGTGCGTACTCCATTCTCATCCTCACACCGGACAGCCTGTTTGTCGTGCGCGACCCGCGTGGTTTCCGCCCGCTGTGCCTGGGCGAGCTGGACGGAGCGACGGTGGTGGCCTCGGAAACCTGTGCCTTTGACCTCATCGGCGCGACCTACATCCGCGACATTGCGCCGGGCGAAATTCTGGCCGTCAACCGGGAAGGCGTGCAGGCCGAATATCCGCTGCCGCCCCAGACGCCGGCCTTCTGCATTTTCGAGCACGTGTATTTTGCGCGCCCGGACAGCCGCATCTACGGGCGTAGCGTCAACAAAAGCCGCCACAAAATGGGCAAGCAACTGGCCCGGGAACAGCCCGTCGAAGCCGACATCGTCGTTCCGGTCCCGGACTCCGGTGTAGCCGCCGCGATTGGCTATGCGGCGCAGTCGGGCATCAACTTCCGGTTCGGACTCGTACGCAACCACTACATCGGCCGCACCTTCATCGAGCCGACGCAGTCCATCCGCAACTTTGGCGTCAAGGTCAAACTCAATCCCGTGCGCGATCTGATTGAGGGGCGGCGCGTCGTCCTGGTGGATGACTCGCTGGTGCGCGGCACGACCAGCCGGAAGATTGTCGAGATGCTCCGCCAGACCGGGGCGCGGGAAGTCCACCTGCGGATAAGCTGTCCGCCGACCATTTCCCCCTGCTACTACGGTGTGGACACACCCTCCACGGCGGAGCTGATTGCCGCCAACCAGTCCACGGAAGCCATCCGGCAATACATCAATGCCGACAGCCTGGGCTACCTGAGCCACGAAGGGTTGCTGGCCGCCTGTGGCGCGGATGAGGGGCTCCAGTTCTGTACGGCCTGCTATACCGGCAAGTATCCGCTGCCCGTCCCGCTGCGGGCGGTCGGGCGTAGCCACCGGGCGTAG
- a CDS encoding DUF6677 family protein, with translation MMPTSDAPPLDPKQPPVATLAPVSLPRQVVVCLAAWLVPGLGHGLLGRYGRAVLIGGSIYTMVVLGLWMRGHLYSPFDPDELLGLRDVLSKVCLLGQMGIGVLQPILRGLGFGVSFEFKAATYEYGTYFLVVAGLLNYLVMFDVFDIAKGRKA, from the coding sequence ATGATGCCAACCTCTGACGCTCCACCCCTTGATCCGAAGCAGCCGCCGGTTGCCACCCTCGCTCCGGTCTCCCTGCCGCGACAGGTTGTGGTCTGCCTGGCGGCCTGGCTGGTGCCCGGACTGGGGCACGGCCTGCTGGGACGCTACGGGCGCGCCGTGCTCATCGGCGGCAGCATCTACACGATGGTCGTGCTGGGACTGTGGATGCGCGGACACCTCTACTCCCCCTTTGACCCGGACGAACTGCTCGGACTGCGGGATGTCCTGTCGAAGGTCTGCCTCCTCGGCCAGATGGGTATCGGTGTCCTTCAGCCAATACTGCGGGGGCTTGGCTTTGGCGTCAGCTTTGAGTTCAAAGCCGCAACCTACGAATACGGCACGTATTTTCTTGTCGTCGCCGGACTGCTCAACTACCTGGTGATGTTCGATGTGTTTGACATTGCCAAAGGTCGCAAAGCCTGA